One part of the Acinetobacter sp. XS-4 genome encodes these proteins:
- a CDS encoding PT dipeptide repeat lipoprotein has product MNNIVKGSSIALIFIALSGCGSDDNDSTPTPTPTPTPTPTPTPTPTPTPTPTPTPTPTPTPTPTPTPTPTPTPTSVADRFVGSWLAGKGGCINGSALKMNVIKVSDNSVRFASETIRYENESNCTGNIVASYRQAEDFSLVSNIGAPQTIQTSSYNKVDWQLVVAGKLTQKQPAILGFKNANQFCLVPTDEPNAIHNYLQQANFDLTTTCFTKTTPSASMQKPTQVLATASYRLGDNKESWADLLTQLNDQGRQGYALLTPSVSLNNPDSSFALYKNLYVKNNKTTDTYTYKTVDVKTNSVANRYLLWVNELNKQGSLGYIYKLSFGEVTSNTDKYLFVKNDKKPATYTYSNRFLTNTSRTTILNAFNELGAQGCKLIYANSAFTNNGTTNGTFYVPTCVNSSTHNGTYAYRYFEVPQHIPFNKDDAIKLEKLLKEQAAEGYRLVDANNNLGFFNIDGYLFERDSENTGPVEYKVFIEDAASETDEPYLVENRIQDQGKLGWFFAVRLGSVYTNSPTNYDLASGVIFPK; this is encoded by the coding sequence ATGAATAACATAGTAAAAGGAAGCAGCATTGCTTTGATTTTTATAGCTTTAAGTGGGTGTGGGTCTGACGATAATGATTCGACACCGACACCAACACCAACACCAACACCAACACCAACACCAACACCAACACCAACACCAACACCAACACCAACACCAACACCAACACCAACACCAACACCAACACCAACACCAACACCAACACCAACACCAACACCAACAAGTGTAGCGGATCGCTTTGTTGGAAGTTGGTTAGCGGGCAAAGGAGGTTGTATTAACGGTTCTGCTCTAAAAATGAACGTCATTAAAGTTTCTGATAACAGCGTTCGATTTGCTAGTGAAACAATACGTTATGAGAATGAATCGAACTGTACAGGTAACATTGTTGCAAGTTACCGCCAAGCTGAAGATTTTAGTCTGGTTTCAAATATTGGAGCACCTCAGACAATACAAACCTCAAGCTATAACAAAGTAGATTGGCAGCTTGTAGTAGCAGGAAAGCTAACTCAGAAACAGCCAGCTATTCTAGGGTTTAAAAATGCAAATCAATTTTGCCTAGTCCCTACGGATGAACCAAATGCGATACATAATTATTTACAGCAAGCAAACTTTGATTTAACAACTACTTGCTTCACAAAAACAACACCATCAGCAAGCATGCAAAAGCCAACCCAAGTATTGGCAACAGCAAGTTATAGACTAGGGGACAATAAAGAATCTTGGGCAGATCTATTGACCCAACTTAACGATCAAGGACGCCAAGGCTATGCCCTTCTCACACCATCTGTAAGTTTGAATAATCCTGATAGTAGCTTTGCCCTATATAAAAATTTATATGTCAAAAACAATAAAACCACTGATACATACACCTATAAAACAGTTGATGTTAAAACCAACTCGGTAGCAAACCGTTATTTACTATGGGTGAATGAGCTAAATAAACAAGGTAGCTTAGGCTATATATATAAACTTTCATTTGGAGAAGTTACATCTAATACAGATAAATATCTATTTGTGAAAAATGATAAGAAACCAGCAACTTACACTTACTCTAATCGATTCTTAACCAATACCTCTCGCACAACAATTTTAAATGCCTTCAACGAACTTGGTGCACAAGGTTGTAAGCTAATTTATGCAAACTCAGCATTCACTAATAATGGCACAACGAATGGAACCTTCTATGTACCTACTTGCGTAAATAGCAGTACACATAACGGAACCTATGCGTATCGTTATTTTGAAGTTCCACAACATATTCCGTTTAACAAGGATGATGCAATTAAACTTGAAAAACTTCTTAAAGAGCAGGCAGCTGAAGGTTATAGACTGGTTGATGCAAACAATAATCTAGGCTTCTTTAATATTGATGGTTATCTATTTGAGCGTGATAGTGAAAATACGGGACCTGTTGAATATAAAGTATTTATTGAAGATGCTGCATCCGAAACAGATGAGCCATATCTCGTTGAAAATCGAATTCAAGACCAAGGTAAATTAGGTTGGTTCTTTGCAGTTCGACTTGGATCGGTCTATACCAACTCACCAACAAATTATGATTTAGCAAGTGGTGTAATTTTCCCTAAATAG
- a CDS encoding DUF6502 family protein — protein sequence MTTLQTNNAELNQKQVLMLMEYLTQWLIRSGVGYNDFVTALKPVFYQQALTELERIEQKPTDSAVSLLSGLHRKDVNAFKKAMQAGQPLTEAKVAEPVSVPARVIGLWLAEGLAEKIPFISEDQISFESLVKKVSTEKHPRSILNELERLNIVKEEDDLVVLQQRSFMPDVEQFEVRKLLTNNLEAHLAAGVHNLFQPEKEPYLEQAIFADELTDESITLLKEASLRLWEDLSLQVLKLAIERCALDEGKEGATKNFRFGAYQYDENNL from the coding sequence ATGACCACACTCCAAACGAACAATGCAGAACTTAATCAGAAGCAGGTATTAATGTTAATGGAATACCTGACGCAATGGTTAATTCGTTCAGGAGTGGGATATAACGACTTTGTGACTGCTTTGAAACCTGTTTTTTATCAACAGGCTTTAACTGAGCTAGAGCGTATAGAGCAAAAACCAACCGATTCAGCGGTCAGTTTACTTTCAGGGTTACATCGCAAAGATGTGAATGCATTTAAAAAGGCGATGCAGGCTGGGCAGCCTTTAACAGAAGCAAAAGTAGCAGAGCCAGTAAGTGTTCCTGCTCGGGTGATTGGCTTGTGGCTTGCAGAGGGATTGGCAGAAAAAATTCCTTTTATTAGCGAAGATCAGATTAGCTTTGAAAGTTTGGTAAAGAAAGTTTCAACCGAAAAACATCCAAGATCTATTTTGAACGAACTTGAGCGTCTGAACATTGTGAAAGAAGAAGATGACCTTGTGGTGTTGCAGCAGCGTAGTTTTATGCCTGATGTTGAGCAATTCGAGGTTAGAAAATTATTAACGAATAACTTAGAGGCACATTTAGCTGCCGGAGTTCATAATTTATTTCAGCCAGAAAAAGAACCTTATTTAGAACAAGCAATTTTTGCTGATGAATTAACAGATGAATCGATCACTTTACTCAAAGAAGCAAGTTTACGCTTGTGGGAAGATCTATCATTACAAGTACTCAAGTTAGCCATTGAACGTTGTGCACTCGATGAAGGAAAAGAGGGTGCAACTAAAAATTTCCGTTTCGGAGCTTATCAATATGATGAAAACAACTTATAA
- a CDS encoding flavodoxin family protein translates to MSNSNIAVVYFSGYGHTKVVAETFANEINAQLIQIDQEGNITDQDWQILNDAKGIVFGAPTYMGTAPWQFKKFADATSKVWFTRGWQDKVFAGFTNSASLNGDKQVTLIQLQTLASQHGGIWVSLGLLPANTKDATREDVNNLGGSVGLLVQSPSDASAEEVPTGDLETAKLYAQRVQSIVNKIYG, encoded by the coding sequence ATGTCTAACTCTAATATCGCGGTTGTATATTTCTCTGGTTATGGCCACACAAAAGTCGTGGCTGAAACATTTGCAAACGAAATTAATGCTCAGCTTATCCAAATTGATCAAGAGGGAAATATTACTGATCAAGATTGGCAGATATTAAATGATGCGAAGGGGATTGTTTTTGGTGCACCTACTTATATGGGTACAGCGCCATGGCAGTTTAAAAAGTTTGCTGATGCAACTTCAAAAGTATGGTTTACACGTGGTTGGCAAGATAAAGTATTTGCAGGTTTTACAAACAGTGCGAGCTTAAATGGGGATAAGCAAGTAACTCTTATTCAACTACAAACTTTAGCATCACAGCATGGTGGCATTTGGGTGAGTCTTGGTTTATTACCAGCAAATACGAAAGATGCTACACGTGAAGATGTAAATAACTTAGGCGGTTCGGTAGGGCTTTTAGTTCAATCGCCTTCGGATGCAAGTGCGGAAGAGGTTCCTACTGGAGACCTTGAAACAGCAAAACTTTATGCACAACGTGTACAAAGCATTGTAAATAAAATTTACGGTTAA
- a CDS encoding helix-turn-helix domain-containing protein gives MNECLKYNIFQQHCPARLFFEKIADKWVLLILNVLEEETQHFNLLKKNIQGISPKVLSQKLKMLERDGFIERKIQNTSPIRVDYSLTSLGQNVASMAFQLKEWAENNIEQVLAAQITYDGKVLEQA, from the coding sequence ATGAATGAATGTCTAAAATATAATATTTTTCAACAACATTGCCCTGCTCGTTTATTTTTTGAAAAAATTGCAGATAAATGGGTTCTATTAATTTTAAATGTTCTTGAAGAAGAAACTCAGCACTTCAATTTGCTCAAAAAGAATATTCAAGGTATCTCGCCGAAAGTTCTATCTCAAAAATTAAAGATGTTGGAGAGAGATGGTTTCATCGAACGTAAAATCCAAAATACATCTCCAATTCGTGTTGATTACTCACTTACTTCTTTAGGGCAAAATGTAGCTTCAATGGCGTTCCAATTAAAGGAATGGGCTGAAAATAATATTGAGCAAGTTTTAGCAGCCCAAATAACTTATGATGGAAAAGTGCTAGAGCAAGCTTAA
- a CDS encoding cupin-like domain-containing protein, translating into MAAYNQIEIFEKSQKWFDQLPLEWKNWLEENLEKGCGVEQLVDVLKANGFEPRFEMNDLKFQTLSDHDQEWIIEQVLNKVTSTEIVKILIEQGHNDLKVKEYLNNLENNQLYKILKKKHHQLKKREWLIDTVDQLAQLNSGYSEEIPSITAPQFSGFIKDYYSQHRPVILKEGIEHWPALHKWSPQYFASKFGHHSVEVQMNRNLDEQFERHSPSLKQKMKMSEFVSKVMSVDASNDFYMTANNATNSHQMLQELFLDIGDFAEGYCDSALKDERSFLWFGPKGTFTPLHHDLTNNMLVQIYGRKKVTLIPALQVPHLYNDHWVFSELSNANKIDFEKYPLARSITPVECILNAGEALFIPIGWWHSVESLDVSISISFTHFNAPNHYVDRFPKEV; encoded by the coding sequence ATGGCAGCTTATAATCAAATTGAAATATTCGAAAAAAGTCAAAAATGGTTTGACCAGTTGCCATTAGAATGGAAAAACTGGCTTGAAGAAAATTTAGAAAAAGGGTGTGGAGTTGAACAATTAGTCGATGTATTAAAAGCAAATGGATTTGAGCCAAGATTTGAAATGAATGATTTGAAATTTCAGACTTTATCGGATCATGATCAAGAGTGGATAATTGAACAAGTTTTAAATAAGGTCACGTCTACGGAAATAGTAAAAATATTAATAGAGCAGGGGCATAATGATTTAAAAGTAAAAGAATATTTAAATAATTTAGAAAATAATCAGTTATATAAAATTTTGAAGAAAAAGCATCATCAACTTAAAAAACGTGAATGGTTAATAGACACTGTAGATCAATTGGCACAGCTAAACTCTGGCTATAGTGAAGAAATTCCTTCAATTACTGCTCCACAGTTCTCTGGCTTTATAAAGGATTACTATAGTCAACATCGCCCTGTGATTTTAAAAGAAGGAATAGAACATTGGCCAGCTTTGCACAAATGGTCTCCGCAATATTTTGCTTCTAAATTTGGCCATCATTCAGTTGAAGTTCAGATGAATAGAAATTTAGATGAACAGTTTGAAAGACATTCTCCATCACTAAAACAGAAAATGAAGATGTCAGAATTTGTATCAAAAGTTATGTCAGTTGATGCCAGTAATGATTTTTATATGACTGCAAATAATGCGACCAACAGCCATCAGATGCTTCAAGAACTATTTTTAGATATTGGTGATTTTGCAGAAGGTTATTGTGACTCGGCTTTAAAAGATGAGCGTAGTTTTTTATGGTTTGGACCTAAAGGAACTTTTACGCCATTACATCATGATTTAACGAATAATATGTTAGTTCAAATTTATGGACGCAAAAAAGTAACTTTAATTCCTGCCTTGCAAGTTCCTCATCTATATAACGATCATTGGGTGTTTAGCGAATTAAGTAATGCAAATAAAATTGATTTTGAAAAATATCCTTTGGCAAGATCAATCACTCCAGTGGAATGTATTTTGAATGCTGGGGAGGCTTTGTTTATCCCCATTGGTTGGTGGCATAGTGTAGAAAGTTTAGATGTCTCAATCAGTATTTCTTTTACCCATTTTAATGCGCCAAATCATTATGTTGATCGGTTTCCAAAAGAGGTCTAA
- a CDS encoding tRNA (cytidine(34)-2'-O)-methyltransferase produces the protein MIHVVLYEPEIPANTGNIIRLCANTGAQLHLVKPLGFELDDKKLKRAGLDYHEWARMQIWDNIELCLADLKAKGVEHVFPLTTKGSATPHTVDLNRPVALLMGPETRGLPEHVRLMFPQEQWIRLPMAENSRSLNLSNATAVIVYEAWRQQGFKNLG, from the coding sequence GTGATTCATGTTGTTCTATACGAGCCTGAAATTCCTGCCAATACAGGCAATATCATTCGTTTATGTGCTAATACGGGCGCACAGTTACATTTAGTCAAACCCCTAGGTTTTGAGTTGGATGATAAAAAACTCAAAAGAGCAGGCCTTGATTATCACGAATGGGCACGTATGCAGATTTGGGACAACATTGAACTGTGTCTTGCAGACTTAAAAGCTAAAGGTGTTGAGCATGTTTTTCCACTCACCACTAAAGGCTCAGCGACTCCACATACAGTCGATTTGAATCGACCTGTGGCTTTACTGATGGGGCCAGAAACACGCGGTTTGCCTGAGCATGTTCGCTTAATGTTTCCGCAAGAACAATGGATCCGTTTGCCGATGGCTGAAAACTCAAGAAGTTTAAATTTATCTAATGCAACGGCTGTGATTGTTTATGAAGCATGGCGTCAGCAGGGTTTTAAAAACTTAGGATAA
- the serS gene encoding serine--tRNA ligase, translated as MIDPKLLRNNIEAVNAALAKRGVQLDVQEWASLETHRKDLQSKTEKLQAERNAGAKQVGQIKKSGGDASEIMARMQAIGDEIKAAEVALSELQNEIEQKALSIPNLPDESVPAGKNEDDNVEISKWGTPRQFEFEIKDHTDLGEWMGGLEFETATKLTGSRFSVLKGSLARLQRALTQFMLDTHTLKNGYTEAYVPYLVNADSLRGTGQLPKFEEDLFKLQGEKEYYLIPTAEVPVTNFVRDEIIDTERLPLKYAAHTPCFRSEAGSYGRDTRGLIRQHQFDKVEMVQIVKPETSMQALEDLTAHAEGILQALGLPYRKILLCGGDMGFGAIKTYDLEVWVPSQNTYREISSCSNMGDFQARRMKARYRMDQKKTELVHTLNGSGLAVGRTLLAVMENYQREDGSIEIPEVLRPYMGGLTFID; from the coding sequence ATGATCGACCCTAAGTTACTCAGAAATAATATTGAAGCAGTTAATGCGGCTTTGGCAAAACGTGGCGTTCAATTAGATGTTCAAGAATGGGCTTCTTTAGAAACTCACCGTAAAGACTTGCAATCAAAAACTGAAAAATTGCAGGCAGAACGTAATGCCGGTGCAAAACAAGTGGGTCAGATTAAAAAATCCGGTGGTGATGCTTCTGAAATCATGGCGCGTATGCAAGCGATTGGTGATGAAATCAAAGCTGCTGAAGTTGCTTTGTCAGAGCTCCAAAACGAAATTGAACAAAAAGCGCTTAGCATTCCTAACTTACCAGATGAATCTGTTCCTGCTGGTAAAAATGAAGATGATAACGTTGAAATTTCAAAATGGGGTACGCCTCGTCAGTTTGAATTTGAAATTAAAGATCATACCGATTTAGGCGAGTGGATGGGCGGTTTAGAGTTTGAAACCGCGACTAAATTGACTGGTTCACGTTTTAGCGTTTTAAAGGGCTCTTTAGCGCGCCTACAACGTGCTTTAACACAGTTCATGCTTGATACCCATACTTTAAAGAATGGCTATACAGAAGCTTATGTGCCTTATTTAGTAAATGCTGATTCACTTCGTGGTACTGGTCAATTGCCAAAATTTGAAGAAGATTTATTTAAACTTCAAGGTGAAAAAGAATATTACCTCATCCCTACAGCAGAAGTTCCTGTTACTAACTTCGTTCGTGATGAGATTATTGATACCGAACGCTTGCCATTAAAATATGCAGCACATACACCATGTTTCCGTAGTGAAGCTGGTTCTTATGGTCGCGATACCCGTGGTTTAATTCGTCAGCATCAGTTTGATAAAGTTGAGATGGTGCAAATCGTTAAACCTGAAACTTCTATGCAAGCACTTGAAGACCTTACTGCACATGCTGAGGGCATTTTGCAGGCACTTGGTTTGCCATACCGCAAAATTTTGCTCTGTGGTGGTGATATGGGGTTCGGCGCGATTAAAACTTACGACTTAGAAGTTTGGGTCCCAAGCCAAAATACTTACCGTGAAATCTCAAGCTGCTCTAATATGGGTGATTTTCAAGCACGCCGCATGAAAGCACGCTACAGAATGGATCAAAAGAAGACCGAATTGGTGCATACTTTAAATGGCTCTGGTCTAGCTGTGGGTCGCACTTTGCTTGCTGTAATGGAAAATTACCAACGTGAAGATGGTTCTATCGAGATTCCAGAAGTATTGCGCCCATATATGGGTGGTTTAACATTTATTGACTAA
- a CDS encoding RsiV family protein, protein MGIIMRLYDKKIICILPLMAAMAIVSGCQPKSAAKDEQAASTAKVKEAKEVGVPVIQAKVIPVKLPKSKVCLEDGCTEYDFQTVQTNQKWINDYFTNRIKKADPNAFANLADQPVDVPEGEPRSSQSAIYVRYLGQNYNLATFALQTYSYSAGAAHGMSHQEFVTFDLLNKKHITVAELIQPDVEKQLVDALFDANTNWLQEHNISREKLQLSDNFYYGANGIVFVYPIYELASYAEGMSELTLPYFEASKFIKPEYLPSVPNYKF, encoded by the coding sequence ATGGGGATTATTATGCGACTTTACGATAAAAAAATTATTTGTATTCTTCCATTAATGGCTGCAATGGCAATTGTGAGTGGTTGCCAACCAAAGTCGGCAGCCAAAGACGAGCAGGCTGCTTCGACTGCAAAAGTTAAAGAAGCGAAAGAGGTTGGTGTTCCTGTAATTCAGGCAAAAGTAATCCCAGTAAAGTTGCCGAAATCAAAAGTTTGTTTAGAAGATGGTTGTACTGAGTATGACTTTCAAACAGTACAAACCAATCAAAAGTGGATTAATGATTACTTCACTAATCGAATAAAGAAAGCAGATCCGAATGCTTTTGCAAATTTAGCTGATCAGCCAGTCGACGTACCTGAAGGTGAGCCACGTTCGAGTCAAAGTGCAATTTATGTCCGCTATTTAGGGCAAAATTATAATCTTGCAACTTTTGCATTACAGACCTATTCATATTCTGCTGGTGCAGCACATGGCATGTCACATCAAGAGTTTGTGACTTTTGATTTATTAAATAAAAAACATATTACTGTTGCCGAGTTGATTCAGCCAGATGTTGAAAAACAATTAGTTGATGCTCTTTTTGATGCGAATACAAATTGGCTTCAAGAGCATAATATTAGCCGTGAAAAACTGCAATTAAGTGATAATTTCTACTATGGCGCAAATGGGATTGTTTTTGTCTATCCGATTTATGAGTTGGCTTCTTATGCTGAAGGAATGTCTGAATTAACGCTGCCGTATTTTGAAGCAAGTAAATTCATTAAACCTGAGTATTTACCGAGTGTGCCAAACTATAAGTTCTAA
- the rpmA gene encoding 50S ribosomal protein L27, giving the protein MATKKAGGSTKNGRDSNPKMLGVKVYGGQAVTAGNIIVRQRGTEFHAGANVGMGRDHTLFATADGVVKFEVKGQFGRRYVKVETV; this is encoded by the coding sequence ATGGCAACTAAAAAAGCCGGTGGATCGACGAAGAACGGTCGTGATTCAAACCCAAAAATGTTAGGTGTTAAAGTTTACGGCGGTCAAGCTGTAACTGCTGGTAACATCATCGTTCGTCAACGTGGTACTGAGTTCCACGCTGGTGCAAATGTTGGTATGGGCCGTGACCATACTTTATTTGCTACTGCTGACGGCGTAGTAAAATTCGAAGTGAAAGGTCAATTTGGCCGTCGCTACGTAAAAGTTGAAACTGTATAA
- the cysG gene encoding siroheme synthase CysG, giving the protein MDIFPISLKLQQQRCLIVGGGHIALRKANLLAKAGAVIDIIAPAIEDQLLSLIQATGGQYFAETFAENSLNTPYRLVIAATNDAQVNKAVFEQCEARNLLVNSVDDIPHCRFMVPAIIDRSPLIISVASNGASPVLSRQLRTQIETIVPHGMGKLAEFSGQWRKQVKEKITNPDERRIFWENLYASPLKEQVFNDNLEVANDLIQQALTEWTAPKGEVYLVGAGPGDPELLTLKALRLMQQADVVIYDRLVSAPILELCRRDATKIYVGKARSNHSVPQDGINALLVEYAQKGKRVCRLKGGDPFIFGRGGEEIQELVEANVTFQVVPGITAASGCSAYAGIPLTHRDYAQSVRFLTGHLKEGSPELPWNELVYENQTLVLYMGLVGLERICEQLIAHGQRADMPVALISKGTTPEQKVIVGTLADIATKVSEHHIVAPTLTIIGEVVSLREQLKWQ; this is encoded by the coding sequence GTGGATATTTTTCCAATCTCTTTAAAGTTGCAACAGCAACGTTGTCTGATTGTGGGTGGTGGGCATATTGCTTTGCGCAAAGCAAATCTTTTAGCCAAAGCAGGAGCAGTAATTGATATTATTGCTCCGGCAATTGAAGATCAGCTTTTATCGTTGATTCAGGCAACTGGAGGGCAGTACTTTGCTGAGACCTTTGCCGAAAATTCTTTAAATACCCCTTACAGATTAGTTATTGCTGCTACTAATGATGCGCAAGTAAACAAAGCTGTTTTTGAACAATGTGAAGCGCGTAATTTACTGGTAAATAGTGTCGATGATATTCCACACTGTCGTTTTATGGTTCCAGCGATTATTGATCGTTCTCCATTGATCATTTCTGTTGCTTCAAATGGCGCATCGCCAGTTTTATCTAGACAACTTCGTACTCAAATCGAAACGATTGTTCCACATGGCATGGGTAAATTGGCTGAGTTTTCTGGTCAATGGCGTAAGCAAGTAAAAGAGAAAATTACTAACCCCGATGAGCGTCGAATCTTTTGGGAAAACCTCTATGCTAGCCCATTAAAAGAACAAGTTTTTAATGACAATTTAGAAGTTGCAAATGATTTGATTCAGCAAGCCTTAACAGAGTGGACTGCACCTAAAGGTGAGGTTTATTTGGTCGGGGCTGGACCAGGTGATCCTGAGCTACTGACACTAAAAGCATTGCGTCTCATGCAACAAGCAGATGTGGTGATTTATGATCGTTTGGTGTCTGCACCAATTTTAGAACTTTGCCGTCGTGATGCGACCAAAATTTATGTTGGTAAAGCCCGTTCAAATCACTCTGTTCCCCAAGATGGTATCAATGCTTTATTGGTTGAATATGCTCAAAAAGGAAAGCGTGTTTGTCGTCTAAAGGGTGGCGATCCATTTATCTTTGGGCGTGGTGGTGAAGAGATTCAAGAGCTAGTTGAGGCGAATGTCACTTTCCAAGTGGTACCGGGCATAACAGCAGCATCAGGTTGTTCTGCTTACGCAGGTATTCCATTAACTCATCGTGACTATGCACAAAGTGTCCGTTTCTTGACTGGGCATTTAAAGGAAGGTTCACCTGAACTCCCTTGGAATGAACTAGTTTATGAAAATCAAACTTTAGTCCTTTACATGGGGTTGGTTGGTTTGGAACGCATTTGTGAGCAACTTATTGCTCATGGTCAGCGTGCTGATATGCCTGTAGCCTTAATTTCTAAAGGAACTACACCAGAACAGAAAGTTATTGTTGGAACATTAGCTGATATTGCAACTAAAGTGTCTGAACATCATATCGTAGCGCCGACTTTAACCATTATTGGTGAAGTGGTGAGTTTACGTGAACAGTTAAAATGGCAATAA
- the lolA gene encoding outer membrane lipoprotein chaperone LolA yields the protein MNMLRKTMCAITLSASVLAPVMSTTVFAAPVAAPEQQAIGNLVNQLSGLQRLTADFEQTTKANTKTVAQKKSLSAQHMNQTFKGSMKVERPGKFYWETVSPSKQTIVTSGKTVWIYDPDLQQAVRQSLDDQVADTPALLLSGNTNQIMKSYRVTQPDKSKLYFTLFPKKEDGAFQSLTISFGANKAPTLMVLQDSLGQTTYVRFNNVKVNASIPASVFNFTPPKGTDVIDQ from the coding sequence ATGAATATGCTTCGTAAAACTATGTGTGCTATTACACTCAGCGCGTCAGTGCTTGCTCCTGTAATGAGTACTACAGTGTTTGCTGCGCCTGTAGCAGCACCGGAGCAACAGGCAATTGGGAACCTGGTTAATCAGTTATCAGGATTACAGCGTTTGACTGCCGATTTTGAACAAACAACTAAAGCTAATACAAAAACTGTGGCACAGAAAAAGAGTTTAAGTGCACAGCATATGAACCAGACATTCAAAGGCTCAATGAAAGTTGAACGTCCGGGGAAATTTTATTGGGAAACAGTAAGTCCGTCTAAACAAACGATTGTAACGAGCGGGAAAACAGTTTGGATTTATGATCCAGATTTACAACAAGCTGTACGCCAAAGCTTAGATGATCAGGTTGCAGATACGCCGGCGTTATTACTCTCTGGTAATACTAATCAAATCATGAAGTCTTATCGTGTAACGCAACCAGATAAATCAAAACTCTATTTCACATTATTCCCTAAAAAAGAAGATGGTGCTTTCCAAAGCTTAACGATTAGTTTTGGAGCAAATAAAGCGCCAACACTTATGGTATTACAAGACTCATTAGGCCAAACCACCTATGTGCGCTTTAATAATGTGAAAGTAAATGCTTCAATTCCAGCATCGGTCTTTAACTTTACGCCACCAAAAGGCACAGATGTTATTGACCAATAA